ATTTTTAGCGATTGTTTCCAACGAAAAGCCTTTTTCACGCAACAATACGATCAAATGGAACAATAAATCGGAAGTCTCATTGATAAAGTCAGTCTCGGTTTCCGTTAATGCCGCGATCACGGTTTCTACCGCTTCTTCACCTACCTTTTGGGCGATTTTATTAATTCCTCTGGAGCGAAGACGATTGACATAGGATTCGTCAGAAGGATTTTCGTAGCGATGATTTACAATACGTTCCAGTTCCAAAATAAAATTCTGATTGAAGTCCGTATTGAAACAACTCCGACTTCCTGTATGACAAGTAGGTCCCATAGGATCGGCCTTGATCAATACGGTATCTTTATCGCAGTCTATATGAATACTCTTTACATTTAAAAAGTTACCACTCTCCTCTCCTTTAGTCCAGAGACGATTTTTGCTACGAGAGAAAAAAGTCACGCGCTTTTCCGTCTGTGTCTTTTGCCAAGCCTCTTCGTTCATATAGCCCAGCATCAACACCTCTAGTGTTTGGGCATCCTGCACGATCACTGGAACAAGTCCGTCACTTTTTGCGAAATCTAACATTGTATTAGTATCTAGTATTTAGTATTGAGTAATTAGATTTTACTCACGTAAGCCATCAGCTTAC
The window above is part of the Sphingobacterium sp. ML3W genome. Proteins encoded here:
- the hisIE gene encoding bifunctional phosphoribosyl-AMP cyclohydrolase/phosphoribosyl-ATP diphosphatase HisIE — its product is MLDFAKSDGLVPVIVQDAQTLEVLMLGYMNEEAWQKTQTEKRVTFFSRSKNRLWTKGEESGNFLNVKSIHIDCDKDTVLIKADPMGPTCHTGSRSCFNTDFNQNFILELERIVNHRYENPSDESYVNRLRSRGINKIAQKVGEEAVETVIAALTETETDFINETSDLLFHLIVLLREKGFSLETIAKNLESRHQ